From Salinirubellus salinus, the proteins below share one genomic window:
- a CDS encoding polysaccharide deacetylase family protein → MTDFVIGGLGGVTRTEPDSTEPESREETVKETTEEEIQNVLTFDTEHWYSATLLTDAVTDPTTHIQQSVETVLEILARYDAKSTFFVVGEVAQEHPGLVGRIADEGHEVASHGHTHTPLFDLTRETFSEEICRSVEAIEAATGEQVVGFRAPNFSITPKTRWAIETLVEYGFAYDSSIFPVRTPMYGVSNAPKRPYLACSDTPFVDQPVESRFDSPRSNGHVREVSVADGVGPVRLMSPEPMARHGTILELPPAVFHPRFPVPIAGGFYARLLPSSIVHQGIRNLNARHIPATIYFHPWEFNEDVVRQDIPFHKRFISYRGIGGMATKLEKLLSKFSFGPAENLIGQYRGPVDPP, encoded by the coding sequence GTGACCGACTTCGTGATCGGCGGGCTGGGAGGAGTCACCCGTACTGAACCCGACTCCACAGAGCCCGAATCGAGGGAGGAGACAGTGAAAGAGACAACCGAAGAGGAAATCCAAAACGTCCTCACGTTCGACACCGAGCACTGGTACTCCGCGACGCTCCTGACGGATGCGGTCACTGACCCGACGACACACATCCAGCAGTCGGTGGAGACGGTGCTGGAGATACTCGCACGTTACGACGCGAAATCGACGTTCTTCGTCGTCGGAGAGGTTGCCCAAGAACACCCTGGTCTCGTCGGACGTATCGCGGACGAGGGACACGAGGTCGCGTCGCACGGCCACACTCACACGCCGCTCTTCGACCTGACGCGGGAGACGTTCAGTGAGGAGATCTGTCGGAGCGTAGAGGCGATAGAGGCAGCCACCGGTGAGCAGGTCGTTGGATTCCGAGCCCCGAACTTCTCGATAACGCCGAAGACCCGTTGGGCGATAGAGACGCTCGTCGAGTACGGGTTCGCGTACGATTCGAGTATCTTCCCCGTCCGGACGCCGATGTACGGGGTGTCGAACGCGCCGAAGCGGCCGTATCTCGCCTGCTCGGACACCCCGTTCGTCGACCAGCCGGTCGAATCGAGATTTGACAGCCCGCGGTCGAACGGACACGTACGAGAAGTCTCGGTAGCCGATGGTGTGGGTCCGGTGCGGCTGATGTCACCGGAACCGATGGCGAGACACGGGACGATACTCGAACTGCCGCCCGCAGTGTTCCACCCACGGTTCCCGGTCCCAATAGCTGGCGGGTTCTACGCGCGTTTGCTCCCCAGTTCGATCGTCCACCAGGGTATCAGGAATCTGAACGCCCGTCACATCCCAGCCACCATCTACTTCCACCCCTGGGAGTTCAACGAGGACGTCGTCCGGCAGGACATCCCCTTCCACAAGCGGTTCATCTCGTATCGGGGAATCGGAGGGATGGCTACCAAACTGGAGAAGCTCCTCTCGAAGTTCAGCTTCGGCCCGGCGGAGAATCTGATCGGTCAGTATCGAGGTCCCGTCGATCCACCCTAG
- a CDS encoding amphi-Trp domain-containing protein — protein MTELDAVQESTRNEVAQYLREFADQLETTDRPMGTPLPEGGDTTEASTDGERRVGPDGKVTLVVGNDSATINPPETVGFTVRVDDDDPLVGGESERRLEFTLEWAAEAVEADGSLEIE, from the coding sequence ATGACGGAACTCGACGCGGTTCAGGAGTCGACGCGGAACGAAGTCGCACAGTACCTCCGCGAGTTCGCGGACCAGCTCGAGACCACCGACCGGCCGATGGGGACTCCCCTGCCCGAGGGTGGTGACACCACCGAGGCGTCCACCGACGGTGAGCGTCGGGTCGGCCCCGACGGGAAGGTGACCCTCGTGGTCGGCAACGATAGCGCGACCATCAACCCACCCGAGACGGTCGGCTTCACCGTCCGGGTGGACGACGACGACCCGCTGGTCGGCGGGGAGTCCGAGCGCCGGCTCGAGTTCACCCTCGAGTGGGCCGCCGAGGCCGTCGAAGCGGACGGCTCGCTGGAGATCGAGTGA
- a CDS encoding helix-turn-helix domain-containing protein, whose protein sequence is MATIVRGTVPAEEFALARTLGAYPDAEVECERIIRSGESSVMPLLWMRHVDREAVERSFEADPTVDDVTCLSEFEDETLYRMNWVDHVDLLLQLLTNAEATVLDAYGQGNRWQLRVFYPDRDHFSRTHEFAEAHGLTFDVESIRELEGEPAGRFGLSEDQYEALVLATRRGFFEIPRETTMEELASELDISHQALSERLRRATGSLVEDTLLVGPVSEAGSG, encoded by the coding sequence ATGGCTACCATCGTGCGGGGGACGGTACCCGCCGAGGAGTTCGCGCTGGCACGCACGCTCGGGGCGTACCCCGACGCCGAGGTGGAGTGTGAGCGCATCATCCGGAGCGGCGAGTCGTCGGTGATGCCGCTCCTGTGGATGCGCCACGTCGACCGCGAGGCCGTCGAGCGGTCGTTCGAGGCGGACCCGACGGTCGACGACGTGACCTGCCTCTCGGAGTTCGAGGACGAGACGCTCTACCGGATGAACTGGGTCGACCACGTCGACCTCCTGTTGCAGCTGTTGACGAACGCGGAGGCGACCGTCCTCGACGCCTACGGCCAGGGCAACCGGTGGCAGCTCAGGGTGTTCTACCCCGACCGCGACCACTTCTCGCGGACCCACGAGTTCGCCGAGGCCCACGGCCTGACGTTCGACGTCGAGTCCATCCGCGAGCTGGAGGGCGAGCCGGCGGGCCGCTTCGGGCTGAGCGAGGACCAGTACGAGGCGCTCGTGCTGGCGACCCGCCGGGGCTTCTTCGAGATCCCGCGCGAGACGACGATGGAGGAACTCGCCAGCGAACTCGACATCTCCCACCAGGCGCTCTCGGAGCGGCTCCGCCGGGCGACGGGGTCGCTCGTCGAGGACACACTCCTCGTCGGGCCGGTCTCGGAGGCGGGCAGCGGGTAG
- a CDS encoding DUF1328 family protein — translation MTLPLQAPLVPLLFSGDFLYAAVVLFVVALVAGLFGFRGIAGISMEVARLFVVIFLVLAVVALIL, via the coding sequence GTGACGCTCCCGCTGCAGGCGCCGCTCGTCCCCCTGCTGTTCTCGGGGGACTTCCTGTACGCGGCGGTGGTGCTGTTCGTCGTCGCGCTGGTGGCGGGCCTGTTCGGGTTCCGCGGCATCGCGGGCATCTCGATGGAGGTGGCGCGGCTGTTCGTCGTCATCTTCCTCGTGCTCGCCGTGGTCGCGCTGATACTCTGA
- a CDS encoding NifU family protein, which yields MSAESLERRTRNYLSSSVPQIQDHGGNFQIEDVDEESGEITVAIGGACSGCGIAPMTMRAIERRLPEEVDEVTRVTVRRTSGPRAAVMPDKTEEMETMEEYQDYEPPF from the coding sequence ATGAGTGCCGAAAGCCTCGAACGACGGACCCGGAACTACCTGAGCAGCAGCGTCCCGCAGATTCAGGACCACGGCGGCAACTTCCAGATAGAGGACGTGGACGAGGAGTCCGGCGAGATCACCGTCGCCATCGGCGGGGCCTGCTCGGGCTGTGGTATCGCGCCGATGACGATGCGGGCCATCGAACGACGGCTCCCCGAGGAGGTCGACGAGGTGACCAGGGTGACGGTCCGACGGACGAGTGGGCCGCGCGCGGCCGTGATGCCCGACAAGACCGAAGAGATGGAGACGATGGAGGAGTACCAGGACTACGAGCCGCCGTTCTGA
- a CDS encoding pyridoxal phosphate-dependent aminotransferase produces MVSDRADETTPFLAMEVFRRASERADAVHLEVGEPDFEPPGYVVDAAVDALRRGDTGYTAAAGKLGLREAIADYYDRTYGVDVSPERILVTPGSSPGLLLACLATLDPGDEAVLTDPHYACYPNFVRQTGATVRTVELDATEGFALRPDRFAAALERDPEVLLLNSPANPTGAVMDGDTLREVVELAETRGTTVVADEIYHGLDYDVEARSVLEFTDEAFVTDGFSKRYAMTGWRLGWVVVPESYADVVNRLVQNLFICAPSFVQEAGRVALEREDDHLDRVRETYRERRDLLVDAVADWGHGLDLGYTPGGAYYLLVDVSELGDAFDVADRLLDEAGVATTPGVDFGPAAADYLRLSYATSMDRLREADRRISVWLADV; encoded by the coding sequence ATGGTATCGGACCGCGCCGACGAGACGACGCCGTTCCTGGCGATGGAGGTGTTCAGGCGGGCCAGCGAACGCGCCGACGCCGTCCACCTCGAGGTGGGCGAACCGGACTTCGAGCCACCGGGGTACGTCGTCGACGCGGCCGTCGACGCGCTCCGACGTGGTGACACCGGCTACACCGCCGCGGCCGGGAAACTCGGCCTCAGGGAAGCCATCGCCGACTACTACGACCGGACCTACGGGGTGGACGTCTCGCCGGAGCGGATCCTGGTGACGCCGGGGTCCTCGCCCGGGCTGTTGCTGGCCTGTCTGGCGACGCTCGACCCCGGCGACGAGGCGGTGCTGACCGACCCGCACTACGCGTGCTACCCGAACTTCGTCCGGCAGACCGGCGCCACGGTACGGACGGTCGAACTCGACGCGACCGAGGGGTTCGCGCTCCGGCCCGACCGGTTCGCCGCCGCGCTGGAACGCGACCCCGAGGTGCTCCTGCTCAACTCGCCCGCCAACCCCACCGGCGCGGTGATGGACGGTGACACGCTCCGCGAGGTCGTGGAGCTCGCCGAGACCAGGGGGACGACCGTCGTCGCCGACGAGATCTACCACGGGCTGGACTACGACGTGGAGGCCCGCTCCGTCCTCGAGTTCACCGACGAGGCGTTCGTCACCGACGGCTTCTCGAAGCGCTACGCAATGACCGGCTGGCGGCTCGGCTGGGTCGTCGTCCCCGAGTCCTACGCCGACGTGGTGAACCGCCTCGTGCAGAATCTGTTCATCTGTGCGCCCTCGTTCGTCCAGGAAGCCGGGCGGGTGGCGCTCGAACGCGAGGACGACCACCTCGACCGCGTCAGGGAGACCTACCGCGAGCGCCGGGACCTCCTCGTCGACGCCGTCGCCGACTGGGGTCACGGCCTCGACCTCGGCTACACCCCCGGTGGCGCGTACTACCTCCTCGTGGATGTCTCCGAACTCGGTGACGCGTTCGACGTGGCCGACCGCCTGCTCGACGAGGCGGGCGTGGCGACGACACCCGGCGTCGACTTCGGCCCCGCGGCCGCGGACTACCTCCGGCTCTCCTACGCGACCTCGATGGACCGGCTCCGCGAGGCCGACCGCAGAATCTCGGTGTGGCTGGCGGACGTCTGA
- a CDS encoding metal-dependent hydrolase — protein MPDWLTHVLIVYSVCLILSRRCVWLSPPYVAVAMGGALLPDVSKLNLLVSPYAIRQTLDIPFSWTGLHTTGGVVLGSLVGGVLTSAEHRSRVVALLLLGGASHLVADAFLRTPTGGSYPLLWPITDYAPQTPGLYLSTDPAPTAVALGIAVALTLLGRDDSDGTDDR, from the coding sequence ATGCCTGACTGGCTCACCCACGTCCTGATCGTATATTCGGTATGTCTGATTCTCTCCCGAAGATGTGTCTGGCTCTCGCCACCGTACGTAGCCGTCGCCATGGGAGGTGCACTCCTCCCGGACGTCTCTAAACTGAATCTCCTCGTCTCCCCGTACGCAATCCGACAGACGCTTGATATTCCGTTCTCGTGGACTGGACTTCACACGACCGGTGGGGTGGTACTCGGCAGCCTCGTCGGAGGCGTACTGACGAGTGCGGAGCATCGCTCGCGAGTGGTCGCGCTCCTCTTGCTCGGCGGAGCCTCGCATCTCGTGGCCGACGCATTCCTCAGAACGCCCACAGGCGGTTCCTACCCGCTGCTCTGGCCCATCACTGACTACGCGCCTCAGACTCCGGGGTTGTACCTAAGTACGGACCCTGCCCCCACGGCAGTGGCTCTCGGTATCGCGGTGGCTCTGACTCTGCTCGGTCGAGACGACAGCGATGGCACGGACGACCGGTGA
- a CDS encoding acyl-CoA thioesterase — translation MTDEAETEYEFETEFRVRFRDIDAMGHVNNAVYATYLEQARADYFREVVGESLSEVGSVLASIAIEFRAPVEGDDVVTVALTIPELGTASIPMHYEIRREDGTVAATAETVQVVYDREAGESKPIPDAWREAIESA, via the coding sequence ATGACCGACGAAGCCGAGACGGAGTACGAGTTCGAGACCGAGTTCAGGGTCCGGTTCCGCGACATCGACGCGATGGGCCACGTCAACAACGCCGTCTACGCGACCTACCTCGAACAGGCGCGGGCCGACTACTTCCGGGAGGTCGTCGGCGAGTCGCTCAGCGAGGTGGGGAGCGTGCTCGCGTCCATCGCCATTGAGTTCCGCGCACCCGTCGAGGGTGACGACGTGGTGACCGTGGCGCTGACGATACCGGAACTTGGCACCGCCTCGATTCCGATGCACTACGAGATCCGACGCGAGGACGGGACCGTGGCCGCGACGGCCGAGACGGTGCAGGTGGTCTACGACCGCGAGGCGGGCGAGTCGAAGCCGATTCCGGACGCGTGGCGCGAGGCCATCGAGTCAGCGTAG
- a CDS encoding response regulator — protein MDGPIDVLHVDDDEALLDIVATFLERSNDRLRVATESDPDAALRRVETESFDCVLSDYEMPGMNGIELLERIRQTRPDLPVVLFTGVDDASVAIEAIECGAVDCYRKRTGTDHYRVLAARLVRTVDSRRERPVQRVSED, from the coding sequence ATGGACGGGCCCATCGACGTCCTCCACGTCGACGACGACGAAGCCCTCCTCGACATCGTGGCGACCTTCCTCGAGCGGTCGAACGACCGGCTCCGCGTGGCCACCGAGTCAGACCCGGACGCGGCGCTCAGGCGCGTCGAGACGGAGTCGTTCGACTGCGTACTCTCTGACTACGAGATGCCGGGGATGAACGGCATCGAACTCCTCGAGCGTATCCGCCAGACCCGCCCCGACCTCCCGGTCGTCCTGTTCACGGGCGTCGACGACGCGAGCGTCGCTATCGAGGCCATCGAGTGTGGCGCGGTCGACTGCTATCGCAAGCGCACGGGGACCGACCACTACCGGGTGCTGGCCGCCCGGCTCGTCCGGACCGTCGACAGCCGACGCGAACGCCCGGTCCAGCGAGTCTCCGAGGACTGA
- a CDS encoding metal-dependent transcriptional regulator, with protein MTDRAQYLLALYVAQHRESPPVSPGVVAELLDRTPGTAVEVFHRFDDEGLVEYEPYQGVELTEAGRERAAALHETYVTLSWFFRSVLDLDEYEREAMEMAGVLSPVVAERLVALLPYDPPDGEVSPSEGAEG; from the coding sequence ATGACCGACCGAGCGCAGTACCTGCTCGCGCTCTACGTCGCCCAGCACCGGGAGTCCCCGCCGGTCTCACCCGGCGTCGTCGCCGAGTTGCTCGACCGGACGCCAGGGACGGCCGTCGAGGTGTTCCACCGGTTCGACGACGAAGGGCTCGTGGAGTACGAGCCGTACCAGGGTGTCGAACTCACCGAGGCGGGCCGCGAGCGCGCCGCGGCGCTCCACGAGACGTACGTGACCCTCTCGTGGTTCTTCCGGAGCGTCCTTGACCTCGACGAGTACGAACGCGAGGCGATGGAGATGGCGGGGGTGCTCAGCCCGGTGGTGGCCGAGCGACTGGTGGCGCTACTTCCATACGACCCACCCGACGGCGAGGTGTCACCGTCGGAGGGCGCAGAGGGCTAG